From the Clarias gariepinus isolate MV-2021 ecotype Netherlands chromosome 3, CGAR_prim_01v2, whole genome shotgun sequence genome, one window contains:
- the LOC128519297 gene encoding amine sulfotransferase-like — MAQQDFQKLGDKLLSYRGYVFPKASVYSVTPQYMDNLETFRIRDDDVFVVTFPKSGTVWTQYILTLLFEDEFPESVDQMLYNLMPWLEFPRKGQDYTTHRSPRLFCSHLPERLMPRGLRDKGKIIYVMRNPKDIMVSYFHFTHFLTILETSETYNEMMEKFFSGRIVGGCWFDHIRGWYTNKDKYNILFLSYEEMIRTCVMFQDLRGAVVQICGFLGKNVSDDVIDRVVEKTSFKNMKTDTRIFIPNTIKDAEKGTFFRKGTVGDWKNSLTVAQNEHFDRVYHERMKDLPLDFVWDITDLHT, encoded by the exons ATGGCTCAGCAGGACTTCCAGAAGCTCGGAGACAAACTCCTGTCGTACAGAGGATACGTCTTTCCCAAGGCCAGTGTGTACAGTGTCACGCCACAGTACATGGACAATCTGGAGACGTTCCGGATCAGAGATGATGATGTGTTTGTCGTTACCTTTCCTAAATCAG GTACGGTTTGGACTCAGTACATTTTGACACTGCTGTTTGAGGATGAGTTTCCAGAGTCAGTGGATCAGATGCTTTATAATCTTATGCCATGGCTGGAGTTTCCCCGGAAGGGCCAGGACTATACCACTCACCGCTCCCCGCGGCTTTTCTGCTCTCACCTCCCTGAACGGCTGATGCCCCGTGGCCTACGGGACAAAGGAAAG ATCATTTATGTGATGAGGAATCCCAAAGACATCATGGTGTCCTACTTCCACTTCACTCACTTCCTGACAATTTTAGAGACTTCAGAGACGTACAACGAGATGATGGAGAAATTCTTCAGTGGGCGGA TTGTCGGTGGCTGCTGGTTTGATCACATCAGAGGCTGGTACACCAACAAGGACAAATACAACATCCTGTTTCTCAGCTATGAGGAGATGATCAGG ACGTGTGTGATGTTTCAGGACCTGAGAGGTGCCGTGGTACAGATTTGTGGGTTTCTGGGGAAGAATGTTTCGGATGATGTCATTGACAGAGTGGTGGAGAAAACAAGCTTCAAGAACATGAAGACAGACACCAGAATCTTCATACCTAATACGATTAAAGATGCTGAAAAGGGCACCTTCTTCCGTAAGG gtacaGTGGGAGACTGGAAGAACTCTCTGACCGTGGCACAGAATGAACACTTTGACCGTGTTTATCATGAACGAATGAAAGACCTGCCGCTTGACTTTGTGTGGGACATCACTGATctacacacataa